The DNA sequence TATAAGTATATTTGTTCTCATATgtataaggatttttttatttatttaaaagaatcacttcaatatatgtattattaattagtttattattttttagaattttgtctaacatttttgtaattttttaatcaacttttatcccataattttttttttcaaatttttgtataatatttgtaataattttataaaatttgaatattgatattttgtaaattttttacatgttcatccaaaatattttaaaattatatgcctttaaaatatattaaaagttaaagCATGCAACCGAAggtaagaaatatttgaaaattaaggtCAATTATGGTGCCTATAATATTTTAGTCACAAATCCTTCTATAAAAAACTTTTGTagatcatattaaaaataaaatagaaaggaagTGTTAGGAAGATGCCAAGATGTATGATAAATGAATAAGACTAAGTAGTATTTTAACTGAACCACTAAGACAACGAcgataaaaataagaagaaaaaacaaacttatACTACGTCTTGGTAACACCGGAGaaacatgatttaaaaaataaaattaaaaaaatttgataacttACCATCAACTTTGATCATTCCCACgctatttatcataatttattcattaaatataCAAGAGCGGAGTAATCGAAACCATATTGTCTAAATTGTTGAATTAAGTGAAGTCTCTCTTATCTTCTATCATGGTCTACTTACATAAAGCTTATAAcagtaaaaaatgaatttgatggcatcttttcttcttttatatggCCAACTTCTCtaactattattttaattccaCAACTTCTCTAACTTATCATAAATGACAATTATCGTTTCTATCAATGTTTGTTATTTCCACTTAGTTTATTCATTGATTCATTGAATATACAAGGGCTGAGTCACACAATCCATTCAGgtcaaataattgaatgaagTCACTCTCCCTTATGCCTTTTCATGATATACTTATTTATTAGATGAAACAATTGTAATAATAGAATAAGAATTTTGTAATAACATCTTGTCTTCTTTCATATGGCCAAATAGTCcttgttaatattattttaatctcACAATTTCTCTAactaatcataaataaataaaattgattgcaagctattttgtaaataaattagagTTGGAAATGAATTAATCATTTAGTTAATGTATGGTAGTTGCATAACTAATCTTATTAGTTACAACAATGCATGGAGGgcaacaataatataatataaaataaataaatgcaattaacattattttcttgaaaCCCAAATAGTTTAattcttttatgaaattttttttacctcaagctaattattttagaatatgtAGTGCACTAAGTTGAAATCAGTAATTCCGACTTCAagtcatattaaaaaaaattaggaatttgaaaACTATTAAGAATGGATGTATTAGTAATTAGCTTTTATATCCAAACCTTATGATATGTCTAAGAAAAATTGATATCTAAATTGAAGACTTCATATCATAAATTCCTTTTTAAGCTAAACAATTTAATGGTATATttgcaatttttagaaaatccaaATCAAGATGTTAGGATCAAATGTGAATTATCATTAAATTAGTTGGTAATTGATaccataaaaatgaaataaaaactgTTAATTAATCAAGTTATTTAATTAAGTTCCAATTTTATTCAAAACATTACTGAATTCACTTCACATGCTTTCttggttttatatatatatatatatatatattagaaatcgCCTTGAAGAGAGATGATTTCTccatatatatgtattttttaatcaatgaagaaattgtttctctaattaattttttttaagaaatcttgaagagatgatttttttctcttatttttttaaaaagagattttataaatcaccttttgaaaataatttttttttattattatctttttaaaatgaaatgatcATCTTTTTAAAGAGACGgtctaaaaaagaaataattttttttttatttaacaaaaattacaataaatttaaaattatttttatcactaTAATATTTTAGGAATGGtctttttaaactattttactaaaaaatctTTGCTTGCCCGGGGGTAGTGGGCAATAAAGAAGTGAATAGAGGTGGTAGGGGGTGTCATCCAGCTGGACCGTCAAATGCAAAATAAAGAAGTGAATAGACGTGGTGGGTTGGCTGTCATCCAGCTGGACTCTCAAATGCAAAAATGGAGATTCATTATCCCAACTCACAAGTGACAAGTCAAAGTCACGAGTAGTGTGTGGATTGGCAATGGCAGCTGATGTGGCACTTGATACAACCTCAATGTCCTAATGCCGACTGCCAGTTGGATCCTCCACGCTTCCcgatattttttcaatattggCCCCCCAGGCCCTTCCAGCCTGTCACCTTCCCTAACTTCTCCGAAGTCTCTCTGTGCCTTTTTTGCTTTTCCCATTCCATGACCTTCACTCTTCTCCACCACTGCGGCTCCACAGTACTCCTTGTCAGGcctaatataaaatcaaaagtttGCATTaggttctaattttaaaattttgaggaagtgaaaatttttctactttcttaaaatttagaaattttaaaaaagtgtttttaaatatagaatatacctattataattcttatattttatatacttacttatttaattaaaaattagtcATGATATATTCTACTTAGTAATACTTGTGTTACTAATAGcaaagaattcaattttttaccatgttcatataatatatatttcaatttatattttgtcatctcaaaatttaaatatggaagaaaaaaaaagttatattgaaattgaaaataattaataaaaattttaagttaatagaaaatgaatttaaatttttaataaatataacttatcattttatttattttcaattaattaattctcaataagatgacataatataaataaattcttatacCAGATCGGCAAGCATTACTATACCACATCATAAGCTTAGTACAACAAAGATACCAAATATTTCCCATAAATAATTTGGTGCATTATCAAGAAATTTTCGATTTGGCCATCAAGGTGTAATAGTaataatttacctttttttattttttctattattttctttttagcttTTATGTGATTATGTATGTATACATccatcttatatttttattttaaaatttccaaattggACTAGGTACTAAATTACAAATGCAAAACATTTTTACTCgtgacaatttttatttatcttttttcctttaaactAAGGGTGTAACATCTTACCCATGTAagatttttttccaaaagaaataattaaaaatcatgattaaaaataaagtaaataatagcttctttttatttaatacttgAATTAAGTAATTTATTACCAATTttatagttataaaaaataaataaaggtatGAAATTAAAGCAGACCCGATAGGAAATCTTAACCACGTAAACACTCTCATCTGAACTTCTCCACTAATTTGGTAATTATATCATAAACTGTGAACTTCTTTACCGAGTCTACCCATATGCATCGTAAATCTATGATAATCAAGGTGGTAAATAATTTAgccaattaaaaaattaactatttaaaaaagaaaacttacaAGTTtcacttaaataattaaaaatgacaaCTAAGGTTTGCTAAGGTCCCATGTACCCTTAAACAAAACTATAACTTTAATAATTCACTCTCAACTTGGTGCATTCCCGTTGACCGCTTTCTGATCCTTCCCCTTccctctcttcttctccttactTTCCCAATATCTGCAGACACAAGTCATTCCTTTTCTCCTTCCAAtttgtctttcttctttctgaTCTGCTCCTTAGAATTTCTCATACATCAATGGGAAACGTTTGCTCAGTCTCCATTTCCACCGAGGACATCGCTGGCCGCTGCTGTGATTGCACTGCTGCTCGAGCAAATTACATATGCAAGCTTCAAGAAAATCGGGTTACTTTGAGAACAGAGCTTCAAAAGTTAAGGGAGTTGAGGAACGATGTGAAGAGGAAGGTGGATGTGGCTGAGAGGCAACAAATGAAGCGTCTGGATCAAGTGCAAGGCTGGCTTTCCAGGGTGGAAGCTATGGAAACTGAAGTCACTCAACTGATTGGAGATGGTGCAGAGAACATCGAGGAGAAACGATTTTGTGGTAGCTGCTATCCCAAGCATTGCATCTCCAGCTACACGTTGGGAAAGAAAGTGGTCAGGAAGCTACAACAAGTGGCTGCCCTAATGAGCGACGGTCGTTTTGAGGTGGTGGCTGATATTGTACCTCCAGCTGCTGTGGAGGAAATACCAATCGGAACCACTGTGGGATTGGAATCAACATTTGACAGAGTTCGGAGGTGTCTCGGAGAAGAACATGTGGGGATGATCGGCTTATATGGGTTGGGGGGCGTTGGGAAGACCACCCTCTTGACCCAAATCAACAATCATTTCCTTAAAACATCCCACAATTTTGATGTCGTAATTTGGGTAGTGGTTTCCAAAACTCCGAATCTAGACGAGGTTCAGAACGAGATTTGGGAGAAGGTGGGATTCTGTGATGATAAATGGAAAAGCAAAAGCCGCCATTTGAAAGCCAAAGACATCTGGAAAGCCTTGAACGAAAAGAGGTTTGTGATGTTGTTGGATGACCTGTGGGAGCAAATGAATCTGTTAGAAGTGGGAATTCCACCTCCCCACCAACAAAATAAGTCCAAGTTAATATTCACCACTCGATCTCTGGACTTGTGCGGCCAAATGGGAGCTCAAAAGAAAATCGAAGTAAAATCTTTAGCATGGAAGGATTCGTGGGATTTGTTTCAACAATATGTGGGAGAGGACACCCTTAATTCTGATCCAGAAATCCCTGAGCTAGCTGAAATTGTTGCACGAGAGTGTTGCGGTTTGCCACTGGTGATAATTACCATAGGGCGAGCTATGGCTTCTAAAGTGACACCCCAAGATTGGAAGCATGCAATTAGAGTACTACAAACATCTGCATCAAAATTTCCAGGTATGGGGGACCCAGTGTACCCACGTTTGAAATACAGCTATGATAATTTGCCCAGCAAAATAGTTCAATCTTGCTTCTTATATTGTTCTTTATTCCCAGAAGATTTTTCCATAGATAAAGAAGCTTTGATATGGAAATGGATTTGTGAAGGATTTTTAGATGAATATGATGACATGGATGGAGCCAAAAATCAGGGATTCAACATTATCAGTACCCTCATTCATGCATGTCTACTTGAGGAACCTTTAGATACTAATTCTGTAAAATTGCATGATGTGATACGTGATATGGCCTTGTGGATAACTGGTGAAATGGGGGAGATGAAGGGCAAGTTTTTGGTACAAACAAGGGCCGATTTAACCCAAGCCCCTGAGTTTGTCAAATGGACGACGGCAGAAAGGATTTCACTGATGCACAACCAAATTGAGGAGTTAATAGGATCACCCACATGCCCCAATCTCTCGACACT is a window from the Vitis riparia cultivar Riparia Gloire de Montpellier isolate 1030 chromosome 9, EGFV_Vit.rip_1.0, whole genome shotgun sequence genome containing:
- the LOC117922705 gene encoding probable disease resistance protein At5g63020; its protein translation is MGNVCSVSISTEDIAGRCCDCTAARANYICKLQENRVTLRTELQKLRELRNDVKRKVDVAERQQMKRLDQVQGWLSRVEAMETEVTQLIGDGAENIEEKRFCGSCYPKHCISSYTLGKKVVRKLQQVAALMSDGRFEVVADIVPPAAVEEIPIGTTVGLESTFDRVRRCLGEEHVGMIGLYGLGGVGKTTLLTQINNHFLKTSHNFDVVIWVVVSKTPNLDEVQNEIWEKVGFCDDKWKSKSRHLKAKDIWKALNEKRFVMLLDDLWEQMNLLEVGIPPPHQQNKSKLIFTTRSLDLCGQMGAQKKIEVKSLAWKDSWDLFQQYVGEDTLNSDPEIPELAEIVARECCGLPLVIITIGRAMASKVTPQDWKHAIRVLQTSASKFPGMGDPVYPRLKYSYDNLPSKIVQSCFLYCSLFPEDFSIDKEALIWKWICEGFLDEYDDMDGAKNQGFNIISTLIHACLLEEPLDTNSVKLHDVIRDMALWITGEMGEMKGKFLVQTRADLTQAPEFVKWTTAERISLMHNQIEELIGSPTCPNLSTLLLDMNWPLNVISNGFFQFMPNLRVLSLNGTSIIDLPPDISNSVSLQYLDLSKTAIKRLPIEMKNLVKLKRLELAHTSKLSSIPRGLISSLSMLQTINLHDCGFEPDGNESLVEELESLKYLIDLRITIVSACVFERFLSSRKLRSCTHGICLRVFKGSISLNVSSLEDIKHLNSFWMDDCDTLIKFDWAEKGKETVDYSNLNPKVKCFNGLETVIIFGCRMLKNLTWLIFAPNLKYLRIVHCCRMEEVIGKGEEDGGNLSPFTNLIQVQLFFLPQLKSVYWNPPPFLYLERITVRGCPELKKLPLNSNSARERRVMIEGKEAWWNELEWEDEATLNTFLPNFQAI